A genome region from Gardnerella vaginalis includes the following:
- a CDS encoding DUF4838 domain-containing protein has protein sequence MLSKTLYVQANPNTGEFIYNEMERLCKRMFGMKITPASTLEEADFKLLSDEQKQRANLKDAFSLKVTSAKISIHTNTDVALLIAVYRFAYEFGARFLRPGRSNEILPSLSEEDFEKANIQLDETASFAHRGVCIEGADKIENIVDFIDWLPKIGMNSFFIQFENPYPFLKRWYEHEFNPYQEKEPFSIDIAQKMSDSVDEAMQKRGIVQHRVGHGWTGEVLGYSSKYGWESGVSLPEDKKPLVAEIAGKRELFNGAPILTSLDFANPEVTKQLVDIVVSYAQEHSDVDYLHVWLSDACNNICECEECKKTFPSDQYVDFLNALDKKLTEKGLDTHICFLLYHELLFAPEHAKIANPERFTMMFAPISRTFEKSYADVDYKNGIPQTEAYNRNNTVMPNSLEENLSYLFSWKKAFQGDGFVYDYPLGRAHYGDLGYMAISSTIYRDIAHLSKLGLDGYISCQELRAGFPHNFPNYVMGSMLWNNTRTYDDIKQEYFASLYGNSWKTAVDWLQTVSYLSSCDYFNAIGERINLKQSEQFNAIACLADSMVTTISKQISNETGHIADEWLLLSWHREYVKKLSQALREISCGHNEQAQQYWYEFLDFIRREENNIQPNLDVYRVIEVAKNYAGFKL, from the coding sequence ATGTTGTCTAAGACACTATATGTTCAAGCTAATCCTAATACTGGTGAATTTATTTACAATGAGATGGAACGCCTCTGCAAAAGAATGTTTGGCATGAAAATAACGCCTGCAAGCACACTAGAAGAGGCAGATTTCAAGCTTTTATCCGACGAGCAGAAGCAACGTGCGAATCTAAAAGATGCTTTTAGCTTGAAAGTAACTAGCGCAAAAATCTCAATTCACACTAATACAGATGTAGCACTATTAATTGCCGTTTACAGGTTTGCTTACGAGTTCGGAGCAAGATTCCTAAGACCAGGCAGAAGCAACGAAATACTACCTTCTCTTAGCGAAGAAGACTTTGAAAAGGCGAATATTCAACTTGATGAAACGGCAAGTTTTGCTCATAGAGGTGTATGCATCGAAGGAGCCGACAAGATTGAGAACATAGTCGATTTCATTGATTGGCTTCCTAAAATTGGCATGAATAGCTTCTTTATACAATTTGAAAACCCTTACCCATTCCTCAAACGTTGGTATGAGCACGAGTTTAATCCGTATCAAGAGAAAGAGCCATTCAGCATTGATATTGCGCAAAAAATGAGTGATTCTGTTGATGAAGCAATGCAAAAGCGCGGTATTGTTCAGCATAGAGTTGGACACGGTTGGACTGGTGAAGTTCTAGGATACTCCTCAAAATACGGCTGGGAGTCAGGCGTTAGTCTTCCAGAAGACAAGAAACCACTAGTAGCCGAAATTGCAGGGAAACGAGAACTGTTTAACGGCGCTCCAATATTAACGAGTCTGGATTTTGCAAATCCAGAAGTAACTAAGCAACTTGTTGATATTGTTGTATCGTATGCTCAAGAACATTCAGACGTAGATTATCTGCACGTATGGCTTTCTGACGCTTGCAACAATATTTGTGAATGTGAAGAATGCAAAAAGACATTCCCTTCCGATCAGTACGTTGATTTTCTTAACGCACTTGACAAAAAACTTACGGAAAAAGGTTTGGATACTCATATTTGCTTCTTGCTTTACCACGAATTACTGTTTGCGCCAGAGCATGCGAAAATTGCTAATCCAGAACGTTTTACCATGATGTTTGCGCCAATTAGTAGAACGTTTGAAAAAAGTTACGCAGACGTTGACTACAAGAATGGTATTCCACAAACTGAAGCCTATAATCGCAACAATACAGTTATGCCGAACTCGCTAGAAGAAAATCTAAGCTACCTGTTTTCTTGGAAAAAAGCATTCCAAGGAGATGGATTTGTGTACGATTATCCACTCGGACGAGCACATTATGGCGATTTAGGATACATGGCTATAAGTTCAACTATTTACCGCGATATTGCACATCTTAGTAAGTTAGGATTAGATGGCTACATTTCTTGCCAAGAGCTTCGAGCAGGATTCCCACATAATTTCCCTAATTATGTTATGGGATCCATGCTGTGGAACAATACGCGCACTTACGATGATATAAAGCAAGAATACTTTGCATCACTGTATGGCAATAGTTGGAAAACTGCTGTAGATTGGCTGCAAACCGTTTCTTACCTTTCTTCATGCGATTATTTCAACGCCATTGGTGAAAGAATTAATCTAAAGCAAAGTGAACAGTTCAATGCCATTGCTTGCCTAGCGGACTCAATGGTAACGACTATTTCTAAACAGATAAGTAATGAAACTGGACACATTGCTGACGAATGGTTGCTTCTCTCTTGGCATCGTGAATACGTTAAGAAACTTTCCCAAGCATTGCGAGAAATTTCTTGCGGACACAACGAACAAGCCCAACAATATTGGTACGAATTCCTTGATTTTATT
- a CDS encoding PTS sugar transporter subunit IIC has protein sequence MARNTMMDFLSNKLAPFGEKVAAQRHLKALREGVLMAMPLVLIGSIFTLIGSFPIEAWTKWLHTHGELDALLSTMANNSFGLIGLATAFGISYRLAESYKTDGPSAGVLAIGAFLLVTPPIASKEGANGIPYGLIGGKGLFTAIVIAFITAEIYRQFIQRKFTIKMPKSVPEAVGHSFAALVPGTVIIVLFAIVTKVLQVTGIGSLNNLLAIIVGTPLALIGATLPGTFVAVLLNSVFWFCGVNGGQVVGSVMNPIWLQQADANRIALQAGHALPNIITAPFMDLFVYMGGGGATIGLALCLLFFSRSREYKTLGRISGIPALFNINTAILFSFPTVLNPIMIFPFIFTPIINAVVTYGAMATGLVPYTTGVALPWTTPPIIGGFLATGSWQGAVLQALLVVLSFIIYFPFFKAADAAHSKAEKDLMDSKNSATSKED, from the coding sequence ATGGCTAGAAATACAATGATGGATTTTTTGTCCAATAAACTTGCGCCGTTTGGCGAAAAAGTCGCAGCACAACGGCATTTGAAAGCATTGCGTGAAGGCGTGCTGATGGCAATGCCTCTTGTACTTATTGGTTCCATTTTCACATTAATTGGAAGCTTCCCTATTGAAGCGTGGACCAAATGGCTTCACACACACGGCGAATTAGATGCTTTACTTAGCACTATGGCAAACAATTCCTTTGGATTAATCGGTCTAGCAACCGCATTTGGAATTTCATACAGACTTGCAGAATCATACAAAACAGACGGACCTTCTGCAGGAGTTCTTGCAATCGGCGCATTCCTTCTCGTAACTCCACCAATCGCAAGTAAAGAAGGAGCAAACGGCATTCCTTACGGACTTATTGGCGGAAAAGGTTTATTTACAGCAATTGTTATAGCCTTCATAACCGCAGAAATATATCGCCAGTTTATTCAACGTAAATTCACAATTAAAATGCCAAAAAGCGTTCCAGAAGCTGTTGGACATTCGTTTGCAGCACTCGTGCCAGGAACAGTAATAATTGTTCTATTTGCAATAGTGACAAAAGTTTTGCAAGTCACAGGAATTGGCAGCCTCAATAATCTTCTCGCTATTATAGTTGGAACTCCATTAGCTCTTATTGGTGCAACACTTCCAGGAACATTCGTTGCTGTACTCCTCAACTCCGTATTCTGGTTCTGCGGCGTAAACGGCGGTCAAGTTGTTGGTTCTGTTATGAACCCAATCTGGCTTCAGCAAGCCGACGCCAATCGTATTGCTTTGCAAGCTGGTCACGCGCTTCCTAACATCATCACTGCACCGTTCATGGATTTGTTCGTGTACATGGGTGGCGGCGGAGCAACAATCGGTCTTGCGCTCTGCCTTCTCTTCTTCTCAAGGAGCCGCGAATACAAAACATTGGGTCGCATTTCAGGCATACCAGCATTGTTCAACATCAACACTGCTATCCTCTTCAGCTTCCCAACTGTTCTCAATCCTATTATGATCTTCCCATTCATCTTTACGCCTATCATCAATGCTGTAGTAACATACGGCGCTATGGCAACAGGATTAGTTCCTTACACCACTGGTGTCGCACTACCATGGACGACTCCACCAATCATCGGCGGATTCCTTGCTACAGGAAGCTGGCAAGGTGCTGTATTACAAGCACTGCTTGTAGTACTATCCTTTATAATCTACTTCCCATTCTTCAAGGCAGCAGACGCAGCTCATTCTAAGGCTGAAAAGGATTTAATGGATAGCAAGAACAGCGCTACTTCTAAGGAGGATTAA
- a CDS encoding extracellular solute-binding protein, which translates to MRRIYGKCTAYAVITLAMAIMLSGCSIGAPTSSVSSQSSSKNGITVWVMQDDFTKETLNAINKQFEAQTGVRVHVQVQPWDGISTKLTTALSTSRPPDVVDIGNTKIADFAASGGLLDITEHEKMLSQGKRWLKGLREPAIYKDKLYAVPAFAASRVVIYNKRIWSSAGITNQPTTFTQLISALNTIKQAHKNEADFSAMYLPGQNWFAGMQFVWDCGGSLASSNGMQWHSSAISKKTLQGLKKWADFQNAFSTEASRSAEINNPDQAQILAQQKASAVLTNSAAVTKAISINPSLSRKDFATFPMPSVKGKGIQPSVLAGSDWAIPSRSSNVALALKWIRIAASPLIQRKWIVEHDGWLPNSIDLLDEYLHSRDLDEVQKGFFETARVSQSTPAAPGWSTIEADGSLKELFASSAMSAKSVLQAARVFHDHAQEIFSHNQVGGDL; encoded by the coding sequence ATGAGACGAATATACGGAAAGTGTACTGCTTATGCGGTTATTACGCTAGCAATGGCAATAATGCTTAGTGGATGCTCTATAGGAGCGCCAACAAGCAGCGTATCTTCCCAATCCTCATCCAAAAATGGCATAACAGTGTGGGTTATGCAAGACGATTTTACAAAAGAAACACTTAACGCAATCAACAAACAGTTTGAAGCACAAACAGGCGTGCGAGTACATGTACAAGTTCAGCCCTGGGACGGTATTTCTACAAAACTTACAACTGCATTATCTACATCTCGTCCGCCAGATGTTGTTGATATTGGTAATACAAAAATAGCGGATTTTGCAGCAAGTGGAGGATTACTAGATATAACAGAACACGAAAAAATGCTTTCACAAGGTAAACGTTGGCTTAAAGGATTACGAGAGCCAGCTATTTATAAAGATAAGCTGTATGCTGTCCCAGCATTTGCAGCATCTAGAGTTGTTATTTACAACAAACGCATATGGTCTTCAGCTGGAATAACAAATCAGCCAACAACTTTTACTCAGCTGATTTCTGCACTTAACACAATAAAACAAGCTCACAAAAATGAAGCGGATTTTAGTGCAATGTATCTTCCAGGACAGAATTGGTTTGCTGGAATGCAATTTGTTTGGGATTGTGGTGGAAGCTTAGCTTCATCCAATGGAATGCAATGGCATTCGTCTGCAATAAGTAAGAAAACCTTACAAGGACTTAAAAAATGGGCAGATTTTCAAAACGCGTTCTCAACAGAAGCATCAAGATCTGCTGAAATAAATAATCCTGATCAAGCGCAAATACTAGCTCAACAAAAAGCTTCAGCAGTATTGACAAATAGTGCAGCTGTTACAAAGGCAATCTCAATTAATCCATCTCTTTCTAGAAAAGATTTTGCCACATTTCCAATGCCAAGCGTAAAGGGTAAGGGTATACAACCTTCCGTTCTTGCTGGTTCAGACTGGGCAATACCGTCTAGAAGTAGCAACGTTGCGTTGGCATTAAAATGGATACGCATTGCCGCAAGCCCTTTAATTCAGCGTAAGTGGATCGTGGAACACGATGGTTGGCTTCCTAATAGTATTGACTTGTTGGATGAATATTTACATTCTCGCGATTTAGACGAGGTGCAAAAAGGATTCTTCGAAACAGCTAGAGTATCTCAATCAACTCCTGCAGCTCCTGGATGGTCAACTATCGAAGCAGATGGTTCTCTCAAAGAATTATTCGCTTCATCTGCTATGTCTGCAAAATCTGTTTTGCAAGCAGCACGCGTATTCCATGACCATGCACAAGAGATTTTCTCTCATAATCAGGTTGGTGGTGACTTATGA
- a CDS encoding carbohydrate ABC transporter permease: protein MRLLKVSKNYSSKSASKSASKSANKIVPALMLLPACILLMVLVILPLLMLVVASLSNFNARSLFTGEFEFVGIQQYLTLFADKGFYYSLGITIAFAAFLVITSVLIGMWVAQTMFKQSAVVRVIMSIVLVAAWAMPNVAAALVFKWMFQPGYGVVGWLLTQLKIFGNIRNLSWTSNTNLAFCCIGLIIVWQAVPYIAITLYAAQKQIATEYAEAAAVDGASKTRIYWQITVPMLAPQLTAITILSCIWDFNVFNQIWLLTQGGPRESTATVGVFTYKKAFINFSIGQGSAISVVTTLILFFATVYYIRRLLKNGDEL, encoded by the coding sequence ATGAGGCTCCTAAAAGTCAGCAAAAATTATAGTAGTAAATCTGCTAGTAAATCTGCCAGTAAAAGTGCTAATAAAATAGTTCCAGCTCTAATGCTACTTCCAGCTTGCATATTACTTATGGTGTTGGTTATTTTGCCTCTACTTATGCTTGTTGTAGCATCTCTTAGCAATTTTAATGCTAGATCGTTGTTCACTGGAGAATTTGAGTTCGTTGGTATTCAGCAATATTTAACTCTTTTTGCAGACAAAGGATTCTACTATTCTCTAGGAATCACAATTGCTTTTGCTGCATTTCTCGTTATTACTAGCGTGCTTATAGGGATGTGGGTTGCGCAAACCATGTTTAAACAATCTGCAGTAGTAAGGGTGATTATGTCTATTGTTCTTGTAGCTGCATGGGCAATGCCTAATGTTGCTGCTGCATTAGTGTTTAAATGGATGTTTCAACCTGGTTATGGAGTAGTAGGTTGGCTGTTGACTCAGTTAAAAATTTTTGGCAATATTCGCAATCTTTCGTGGACTAGTAACACGAATTTAGCTTTTTGCTGTATTGGATTAATAATCGTATGGCAGGCTGTTCCATATATTGCTATTACCTTATATGCTGCACAAAAGCAGATTGCTACTGAATATGCTGAGGCTGCGGCAGTTGACGGAGCTTCAAAAACGCGTATATATTGGCAAATTACAGTACCTATGTTGGCTCCACAATTAACGGCTATAACCATACTTTCTTGCATATGGGATTTCAACGTATTTAATCAAATATGGTTACTTACTCAGGGTGGTCCTCGTGAATCTACTGCAACCGTTGGAGTTTTTACATATAAGAAAGCATTTATTAATTTTTCTATTGGACAAGGCTCTGCAATAAGCGTGGTAACTACTCTGATACTCTTTTTTGCCACGGTTTACTATATTCGACGACTTCTAAAGAATGGTGATGAGTTATGA
- a CDS encoding carbohydrate ABC transporter permease: MKIVTLLDLLRRRVTLNKIINTLLAFVFIIVWIFPVYWMCVTAFSPRNEVLQSKPTLLPSHWSFEHMHDAFSSDSMLSYACNSLLVTVLSVVIAVIVAFLACAALTMHAFAGRKLIMAAVIVVQMIPATAILIPQFIVFNRFGMLDTYVGLVLAYVTAVLPVAIWNLRGFFLAMPMSIFESARVEGASEWQILWRITFPLAAPGIIATSVFACIHAWNDYLIAYTFMKTQEKYTLPVWLASFATPSGVDVGAQMAASLIFSVPVIVFFLIIQHGLTFGSMQGAIK, encoded by the coding sequence ATGAAGATAGTTACCTTATTGGATTTGCTTCGTAGGCGTGTTACATTGAATAAAATTATTAACACTTTGCTTGCTTTTGTGTTTATTATTGTATGGATTTTCCCCGTGTATTGGATGTGTGTTACGGCATTTTCACCTCGAAACGAAGTTCTACAATCCAAGCCAACTTTGTTACCGAGTCACTGGTCGTTTGAACATATGCATGATGCTTTTTCTTCTGATTCAATGCTTTCATATGCTTGCAATAGTCTGTTGGTAACAGTGTTGAGTGTAGTTATTGCGGTTATTGTAGCGTTTTTGGCTTGTGCTGCTTTAACTATGCACGCGTTTGCTGGCAGAAAGCTTATTATGGCTGCTGTGATTGTTGTGCAAATGATTCCAGCAACAGCAATTCTTATACCACAATTCATTGTTTTCAATCGTTTTGGAATGCTTGATACTTACGTTGGTTTAGTTTTGGCTTATGTTACTGCTGTGCTTCCAGTGGCAATTTGGAATTTGCGAGGATTTTTCTTAGCTATGCCAATGTCTATTTTTGAATCAGCTCGTGTTGAAGGTGCTAGTGAATGGCAAATTTTGTGGAGGATTACATTTCCCCTTGCAGCTCCAGGGATTATCGCAACATCAGTATTTGCTTGTATTCACGCATGGAATGATTATTTAATCGCGTATACTTTTATGAAAACTCAAGAAAAATACACTCTTCCTGTATGGTTGGCGTCATTTGCTACACCTTCAGGAGTTGATGTTGGTGCTCAGATGGCTGCATCTCTGATTTTCTCTGTACCAGTGATTGTTTTCTTCTTGATTATTCAACATGGTCTTACGTTTGGTTCTATGCAAGGCGCAATAAAATGA
- a CDS encoding ROK family transcriptional regulator, whose amino-acid sequence MKDSDDSRNRLISFTPEDIRKKNRCNVLNLLYSNYILSRSDVAKLTGISKSSASAVVESLISDGLVKEGKTKSATCPGKPAVLLHLCENSRQIIVVDIAGENTIVGAITNLVGNVIERIQTPIRLDDKLSVDDIVSLIVDLRKKTTAPLLGIGISSPGVIDDEGKILSAPHLGWKNVTLADDLRKIFNVPVRVDNNANAAALGEKQLANGSSNLIYIQIARGVGAGTLISNKIVDGGKFTAGEIGHVVVDEDGLLCRCGKRGCLETLISIPRLQQRIADAPSEKDRIITQAGTSLGKILAIPIAMNGIEDVVVNGDSSIINDTFIANMQFAINSRIDSKLFGAVRVRFPALKQDASLLGESVAVMRSELC is encoded by the coding sequence ATGAAAGACTCTGATGATTCGCGTAATAGATTGATCTCATTTACGCCAGAAGATATTCGTAAGAAGAATCGTTGTAATGTTTTAAATCTTCTTTACTCAAATTATATTCTTTCGAGATCTGATGTGGCAAAATTAACTGGTATATCTAAATCGTCTGCATCCGCAGTGGTAGAATCCTTGATTTCCGACGGTCTTGTAAAAGAAGGCAAAACAAAGTCTGCAACGTGCCCTGGTAAGCCTGCAGTTTTATTGCATTTATGCGAGAATTCTAGGCAAATAATAGTTGTTGATATTGCTGGAGAGAATACGATTGTTGGAGCTATAACAAATCTTGTTGGAAATGTTATAGAGCGTATTCAAACTCCGATCCGTTTAGATGACAAGCTTTCTGTAGATGATATTGTGTCTTTAATCGTTGATTTGCGTAAAAAGACTACGGCACCACTATTGGGAATTGGTATCTCATCTCCTGGAGTTATTGACGATGAAGGGAAAATTCTGTCAGCACCTCATCTAGGTTGGAAAAATGTTACACTGGCGGATGATTTGCGAAAAATATTTAATGTTCCAGTTCGTGTTGATAATAATGCTAATGCTGCAGCCTTGGGAGAAAAACAACTTGCTAATGGATCGAGTAATTTAATATACATACAAATCGCTCGTGGTGTTGGTGCGGGAACGCTGATTTCCAATAAGATTGTTGACGGCGGAAAATTTACTGCAGGCGAAATTGGACATGTTGTTGTTGATGAAGATGGTCTCTTATGTCGTTGTGGTAAACGAGGATGTTTGGAAACGCTTATATCGATTCCGCGTTTGCAACAGCGTATTGCGGATGCTCCATCGGAAAAAGATAGGATTATTACTCAGGCTGGAACTTCTTTGGGTAAGATATTAGCCATTCCTATAGCTATGAATGGTATTGAAGATGTGGTAGTAAATGGTGATAGCAGTATTATTAACGATACTTTTATTGCTAATATGCAGTTTGCGATTAACAGCAGGATTGATAGCAAGCTATTTGGGGCTGTAAGAGTGCGATTCCCAGCTTTAAAACAAGATGCGTCATTGCTTGGAGAAAGTGTAGCTGTTATGCGAAGCGAACTTTGTTAA
- the galE gene encoding UDP-glucose 4-epimerase GalE produces the protein MTVLVTGGCGYIGAHVVHALHQAKQNVVVVDDLSYGKPTRIEGARLYGMDISSPDAGARLAQIMKDENVDSVIHFAARKQVGESVEKPLWYYQQNINGMLNVLEAMRQSGAKKLVFSSSAATYGEPPVEVVPEDVVPMLPINPYGQTKLFGEWMARACEKPYGIRFCALRYFNVAGCGPVELEDPAILNLIPMLLERLQKGKAPAIFGSDYPTPDGTCIRDYIHVSDLADAHIAALSYLDRDERKYDAFNVGTGKGTSVRQIVEEIRKVTKLPFKEAILDRRAGDPPQLIGSPKRINEEMGWHAKYNVQDIVESAWKAWQANPEHHIDVDTWKQQD, from the coding sequence ATGACAGTCCTTGTAACAGGTGGATGCGGGTACATTGGCGCACACGTTGTTCACGCACTACATCAAGCCAAGCAAAACGTCGTCGTAGTGGATGACCTTAGCTATGGCAAACCAACTCGTATCGAAGGCGCGCGACTTTATGGAATGGATATATCTTCTCCAGACGCTGGTGCGCGACTTGCACAAATCATGAAGGATGAAAATGTTGACTCCGTTATTCACTTTGCAGCGCGCAAGCAGGTTGGGGAATCTGTAGAAAAGCCTCTTTGGTACTATCAGCAGAATATAAACGGCATGCTTAATGTTTTAGAAGCTATGCGACAAAGTGGAGCAAAAAAACTCGTGTTCTCGTCTAGTGCTGCAACATACGGCGAGCCTCCTGTAGAGGTTGTTCCAGAAGACGTTGTGCCAATGCTTCCAATTAACCCATATGGTCAAACAAAGCTCTTCGGCGAATGGATGGCACGAGCATGTGAAAAACCATACGGCATTCGCTTCTGCGCCCTACGCTACTTTAACGTTGCAGGCTGCGGACCTGTTGAGCTAGAAGATCCAGCTATACTGAACCTTATTCCTATGCTTCTTGAACGTTTACAGAAAGGCAAAGCGCCTGCAATTTTTGGCAGCGACTACCCTACTCCAGACGGCACTTGCATTCGCGACTACATTCATGTTTCCGATCTTGCAGATGCACACATTGCTGCATTATCATACTTGGATCGCGACGAGCGCAAGTACGATGCGTTTAACGTTGGTACTGGAAAAGGCACATCAGTGCGCCAGATTGTTGAAGAGATTCGCAAAGTTACGAAATTGCCATTTAAAGAGGCAATTCTAGATCGTAGAGCTGGCGACCCACCTCAGCTAATTGGCAGCCCGAAGCGAATCAACGAAGAAATGGGATGGCATGCAAAATACAACGTGCAAGACATAGTTGAATCTGCATGGAAAGCTTGGCAAGCAAATCCAGAACATCATATTGACGTTGATACTTGGAAGCAGCAAGACTAA
- a CDS encoding helix-turn-helix transcriptional regulator: protein MVSVNIRALRRSKKLTQQELAEALGVSRNSIVRYENGTSAISTRLIDKICNKFKVSLFDIVHEKELSASDKYDLNMKIEVLKERGALLLARLYKYEDSMNIQFDDSSNAWIAISDDLSDVINTKIYTSTNFEDINRYIGYLDGIERLLEYVSCNKNS, encoded by the coding sequence ATGGTTTCTGTGAATATTCGAGCACTACGTCGCTCAAAAAAATTAACTCAACAAGAGTTAGCTGAAGCATTAGGAGTATCTCGTAATAGCATTGTGCGATACGAAAATGGTACAAGTGCTATTTCAACTAGGTTAATAGATAAGATTTGTAATAAATTCAAGGTTTCTCTTTTTGATATCGTACATGAAAAAGAATTATCTGCATCTGATAAATACGATTTGAATATGAAGATTGAAGTTTTAAAGGAGCGTGGCGCACTTTTACTGGCTCGTTTATATAAATACGAGGATAGTATGAATATACAATTTGATGATTCTTCTAATGCATGGATTGCAATTAGTGATGATTTATCAGATGTAATTAATACAAAGATTTATACATCTACAAATTTTGAAGATATAAATCGTTATATCGGATATTTAGATGGCATAGAACGCTTGCTTGAATACGTAAGTTGCAATAAAAATAGTTAA
- a CDS encoding zeta toxin family protein, which yields MVIEDFSEEYFTHCLLRNLRSLQMYKHADLHPKAVLLGGQSGAGKTTIHVIKQKEFNGNIIILDADSYRTQHPHYCELLDKYGKESVKYTSAFSAKMVRSLIDELSSKKYNLIIEGTLRSVEVPSSTAKMLIDRGYRVSLAVIATKPELSWISTLIRYREMYLEDPKSARATPKDHHDNIVNNIVDNLLKLEKSKIFDRIQIYKRDEKCIYDSDSYKNSPNITAASVLKEVLFGKKTIDEQKLICHAKDRLKELDKLIDKNL from the coding sequence ATGGTTATAGAAGATTTTAGCGAAGAGTATTTTACTCACTGTTTGTTAAGAAATTTACGTTCTTTACAAATGTATAAGCATGCAGATTTGCATCCTAAGGCGGTTTTACTGGGTGGACAAAGTGGTGCTGGCAAAACGACCATTCATGTAATAAAACAAAAAGAATTTAACGGTAACATAATAATCCTTGATGCTGATAGCTATAGGACTCAACACCCTCATTATTGCGAGTTGCTTGATAAATACGGTAAAGAAAGTGTTAAATATACGAGTGCTTTTTCCGCAAAAATGGTGAGAAGCCTAATTGATGAGTTAAGTTCTAAAAAATATAATCTCATAATTGAAGGTACTTTGCGCAGTGTTGAAGTTCCTAGCAGTACTGCGAAAATGTTGATAGATCGTGGTTACCGTGTTTCTCTTGCTGTCATCGCAACAAAACCTGAATTGTCATGGATCAGTACGCTGATTCGCTACAGGGAAATGTATTTGGAAGATCCTAAAAGTGCTAGGGCAACTCCTAAGGATCATCACGACAATATTGTGAATAATATAGTAGATAACTTGTTGAAATTAGAAAAATCGAAAATATTTGACAGGATTCAGATTTACAAGCGAGACGAAAAATGTATATATGATTCTGATTCGTATAAAAATAGTCCAAATATTACAGCAGCTAGTGTTCTTAAGGAAGTACTTTTTGGCAAGAAAACTATTGATGAGCAGAAGTTGATTTGTCACGCTAAGGATAGGTTGAAGGAATTAGACAAGTTGATAGATAAAAATTTGTAG
- a CDS encoding carbohydrate ABC transporter permease: protein MNKRHKIVSQTVRTIVVWTIALICAVPLYYVVISSFKTPIDMIKHPLQLPTQWLWNNYIDAFADGTIIQAFINTIIVTTVAVILQVLIGSLAAYGVVQKKSLFTMIIGSILMITFAIPVQATLLPLYRMESSIGLTDTLTGLVALYMGSCVFCYFLIVGYMKALPQELFEAAKIDGAGPFRIYWTIVLPLIRPIIVAVVVFQTMGTWNDFLLPSVFLSSTDKQTVVLQVYNAVQQFTTNWPLFMATTVLALIPVFIFFCFCQKWIVSGLLAGSVKG, encoded by the coding sequence ATGAATAAGCGTCACAAAATCGTATCTCAAACAGTTCGAACTATAGTTGTTTGGACAATTGCTCTAATATGCGCTGTCCCCCTGTACTACGTTGTAATTAGTTCATTCAAAACACCTATCGACATGATTAAACACCCATTGCAACTACCAACACAATGGTTATGGAATAATTACATAGATGCGTTTGCAGATGGAACAATCATTCAAGCATTTATAAACACAATTATTGTGACTACTGTTGCTGTTATTTTGCAAGTATTAATCGGATCACTTGCAGCTTATGGTGTAGTACAGAAAAAATCTCTTTTTACTATGATTATTGGGTCAATCCTAATGATTACATTTGCAATACCAGTACAAGCGACTTTATTGCCTTTATACCGCATGGAATCTTCAATAGGTTTAACAGATACTCTTACAGGTCTTGTAGCGCTATATATGGGTAGCTGCGTCTTTTGCTATTTTCTTATTGTTGGCTATATGAAAGCTCTTCCACAAGAATTATTTGAAGCAGCAAAAATTGATGGCGCAGGACCATTCCGAATATATTGGACTATAGTTCTGCCTCTTATACGTCCAATTATTGTAGCCGTAGTTGTTTTCCAAACAATGGGCACTTGGAATGACTTTCTTTTACCAAGCGTGTTCTTATCATCAACAGACAAACAGACTGTTGTCTTACAGGTTTACAATGCTGTACAACAATTTACAACAAACTGGCCTTTGTTCATGGCAACGACTGTATTAGCTTTGATTCCAGTGTTTATTTTCTTCTGCTTCTGCCAGAAGTGGATAGTTTCTGGTCTTTTAGCTGGATCAGTAAAGGGCTAA